In Erigeron canadensis isolate Cc75 chromosome 8, C_canadensis_v1, whole genome shotgun sequence, the DNA window cctaaataatataactaacatTATTCATAAGCTTATTGAATATCCAATatattcttaatgaaattaatttatagtatatatctttaaatttctaaaataactacattacacTTTTATACCAATAACTTATACTACTCACTACCGACCCATCGTTGTTGCATCGTGCATGTATTCCTCTAGTTATATTTAATGGTCAACATTTTCAATAAtgcatataactttttaaatttagtcTTTCTTAAATCAAatttttgcatttatataattatcttatttaataACAACGTAATTTATTAttgaaacatatattataatttttaataaagattctaatagttataatatataaaaatacaatataaaatattcataacttcaaattgtaatttgagagtattttttatttttaaaattatgtgtattattattaattaaattatttaattttgagACTGGGATAATTACTATAAAAATTAAcgttgtttttaaaaaaagtagaaaataaAATCAATTGAACTTTGATGAAAAACGTTTACTCAACTTACATCGTGTGAATATTGTGCTAGTATGATCAAAGTCATAGGTCATAATTATTTTctacaataaattaaattaatttagttagttacatatatattacttcCTTTCAAGTTTGAAAACTATTTACATATCCTTTCACTTTAAATTTAATCATAgtttctttgtatttttattaaaatcttaaattctataattaaattatttgtttACCAAACTTATTTTTCTACAttcaataataaaattcacaaaataacatatatatatatatatatatattttattaaaaatgggcttatttatatttaaagtatacataaaactttttttaatttaaacataaactATCCACAGTGAAATTAACGAATCATATTATTTTCACACTACTAAATTAAATGCGAGtaacatcatattttttttacaccaTTAATAGATTAAAATTTACTCTCATTGTAGTACACGGATAGACCAGCTCAGCTGATCAGAAGTATTCCCGTTTTTGCTTAAACTCTTGAGTTTGATCATCCGAGATGACAAGTATTGCGGATTTTCTCTCTAAACACCTGTAACGACTCATAATTAACATTTCGTTGTCTGGGTTACATGCAAGACTTCATTATTATACAATGATGTCTCCTTTATGTTTTATTCTGACtaaatgttcaaaaaataaaagtataatagTTTATGTTCATTTTAGAATTTTGCTAACTACAACTGTTGTAGTTAACATGCTTAAACTAGTTTTATTCTTCTTATTAGATTCAGGGGATggatttttgatattttatcttttcatataAAAAGCTCATCTCAGTTTTACATTAACCAACTAACAATACAACTAATATAAACACGTCAACAATCAACTATGGCCTTTGAGGTTGTATTTAGTATTTCactttattttattcatttgtCGAAACTTCAAAATTAGTGTAAACGTGAAGTTCAGAAGAACCATTTCTAGTAACTTTTGTCTTGCTATTTTTAGTAAAGGAAGGGGACTTCCTTTTAGTAATACTTGTGGCTGCcgttgagaaaaaaaaaaaaagtaatacttGTGGCTTGTGTATCGTGTGAACTTTGAATAGTCAACTAGTTAAGTCAAAACTGCTTTGTCACTAGACGGCGGTCCCACACACAAGAGCTCAGGTGGGCCCAACTAATTACTTGTCAAGTTGGATAAATAGCAATTTTGCTTTTACAGTTGTATTTCCTGAATATTTGTGGTTAGCTAGCCTATTGTCACCAATGTTTTTTCTAGTTTGTTAACAAAAAGTCTTAACTTTATGACCTCATGCATTcattcatatatgtatatatatagttaatataatataattttagtgGGTATgattgtttatcttgaaagtttCTATTTCATTATGTCTTAGTAACGAAATATATCAAATTGTGGCAATTTTATGAAAAGTAAAGTAATTAATTGatctaaataaataattataattgtgTTATTGTAATGGAAAGTGATAATAACAACTTTAAATTTGTCAttcataaaaattaatatttaatatatgtcaAAAACCACTTTTAAATTCTCGCaatcaaaataccaaaaaatttGATATCGGTTAGTAAATCCTATACAATCACAGTAAATTCTAAGTGCTAATACAAGTTGTTTCATAATGTAAAGTACATCTTAGAGCAATTTTAGCATTAAATGATCAAGTGGTCAACTagggtctttttttttttgttctgaGTGAGGAGATGTTGGTTGGGATATCAAGGATAAAATTTCAATTCCTTATGGTTTTGGTATATCCTTAAACACGTGCGGGTCATGTTATCACACCCTTGGTCTCCAAAAGTGTCTTTTGGTTCCAAAAAACTGTCTGCTTGATGTCAGTGTTAAGGTTCGAATCACTAACCAACTaacaagacttttttttttaataaaaagaaagcTTCTTGCTTTTGAAAAGAATTTAAACGTTTAATCCATAGAATTGATGcatttaatagtttttttagATAATTTAGGAGTAATATTTCAACAAAGTCCTCCATTGACCAAGTTCAAGTCATGCGGGcagagttttatcccaattaaatgtcgtgccttcgaCGATTAAGTTGGAGTTTCTCTTTCTATAAGATATTAGAGATGGAGGGGCTCTCTAATCCAGACCTGgttaaaacaacatatgttAGACCCTTTGTTATGAATAATCCACAATTCCACATCtttataaaaacaattaaaagtaatataatgtccataaataaaaaaaaaaaaaaggaaaacataCTACCAAGTACCGACTAtatattactccctccgtcccactaaacttgtccacttttatattttcaaagtcaaactttacaaactttgactataaatatttttgtttgtgttatataatatttgatgaaagttatatgaattgattgtgttttagatgtgtgtttcatttgtataactttcatcaactattatataacacaaataaaaatagttatggtcaaagttcgtaaagtttgactttgaaaattaaaaagtggaCAAGTTTAATAAGACGGATAGTGATGGACTAATGTTACAATTGAAATACGGAGCGAAAAAACAATATCTGCCCATCACTAAAAGCCGCCAAATAAACCGTGGCACCAAAATCTATTCTCATATGGGAGTTTAAAGTTCGTTAACAATGTTAAACAAGCTAAAGAATACTGAATCTAGTTAATTCTAAGTCTTTTTCATCGCAATATTAGATATTACACATTTTgtactaattttattttattattattttttgagttttgctaaacgaagtcTTAAGAGCTTTCGTTAAGATGAATTAAATAGTtacataaaattcaggggatgAGTCTCTGATATGGAAACATACAactttttttatgcacgttaagtgaagccctaaggatttcatttagcattttccttaaaATTTTCACGATACACTATTCTAATACCACTTTTAAATTACACGAATTAATGTCTATTCAAGATAGAACTTAAGAATTTTGAATACCCATATGAATCCACTTAAGAAATGTATAAAGTAAGATTCAATTCAAAATGGATAATCTGAAGGTAAGAGACCTAACTTACAAGTAGACACCAAATCTATTGGCTACAAAATTTGTACCATTGATTTTGTATACTCTGATGTAATATGCAATGTTACATAAAGAGTATTATATCTTCATCGCCATAAATTAATCAGCTATATTGGTATTAGTCTTActattcaaaaatataaaagttgcTAGTAAGATAACACTCAATGTCGTTTTCAATGGATTTTAGGTCAGTATACTATTTACGACGGTATATGAGGGAGTTAAGTATGTATATAATCTTATTCATACCCAAGGTATGTTTTTAGGGTCTAcctaaagtaaaaaataaaataaaaggccTTTAGGCTTGGATGAGAAATGTCTTAATTTGATTTGTTGAATCTTttttctcttaactttgaccgtaagtattttgtttattacgagtattatataacacttaatgaaaattatatcaataaaaaatatgtttaaaacccaagtcatttatatattttatatcaaatgttatataacacataataaattatttacGCCTTAAAGTTGACAGATATAAACTtacaaatttaaatttggacAATTATTTTGGGACAATATGTAAAAACAAACCTTATTCTATTACTATTATGAAGTTTTTTACATCTTTCGCTCATACTAAAATCATTTGttacatcttttatatatttcttttcgtTCCATTATGATTATTTACAAATAAGAAAAATTGTTCAAGTAGCAATAActttgaggaaaaaaaaaaatactcgtagcTAGTAAGGTAACGGATTGATAGAAAAATACCATGAGGTAGTTTGTTGCATTACATTTATGAAAAATTAGTTATAAATGCTGCATACGTACGTACACATGCATGTTTTTTCTACTATAAATCAATCTTTCTTCTCTCAATATTATTCACTCCACATTAATTAACTTATATCATCACATTGTAactttagagaaaaaaaaaaaaaatcatgagtAGCAAGATTAAGGATGCCGGAATCAATGGTGGTGAACAGAAAAAGGAAGATAAAAAGCTTCCACTCCATGCAAGTTCAAGGAAAGGTTGCATGAAAGGGAAAGGTGGTCCTTTGAATGCTTTTTGCACTTTCAAAGGTGTCCGTCAGCGAACATGGGGCCGATGGGTGTCCGAAATCCGTGAACCCAAATCCAAGACCCGTATTTGGTTGGGAACTTACAATACTGCCCGTGATGCTGCCTTGGCTTACGATTCTGCTGCCCGCAAATTGTTTGGCCCCGATGCTCGTTTGAACCTTCCTGATGAGGCTCCTACGTTGCCAAAGGAGCCCACATATACCCAGAAGGCTGTTGCATTGAATAATGCAACGGCTGAGGCCAGGCAAAACACTTTTTAGCCATACACAATAATtctttatacaatatatatatactttcatgCATTAGATACGTCTACAGTATTTAATGTATATACACTTTTGTACTTCATGTAATGTATGAAAACATTTATATGTTCAAATTTACATACAAAATTTTCTTATTTCTCCCTTGAATTTTATACTTGGTTataataatttaagttatgAACTCACTCGATCTATATTTTCTAATTGTGCCCCTACTAGGCATCGTTTTATTACGAAGATCAAAATGAGGCAACAATACGAGAAGGAATGGCATATAAGGATGTACATGCAAATGATCCTCGAGAAACAGGTAGAGATGGAAAGGAATCATAAGCAAATTCAAGGTGCAATCTCTGGAATGACAAATCTCACAATTGAGAAGCCACATTTTGAAGAAGAGATTGTTGATGAAAACAAGATGCATTTTGAATCAAAATTCAATAGTTATTTGAACATTAATTTGCCAGAGTTTGATGACTCTAGAATGTGGAAGGAGGCAGCTTCAACTATGGATTACCAAATGCAGGTGATTTGTGATCCGGGAATTGATGCTTCTAGCTTCAACGATACGATCGGTATCGAGCTCAAAAACCCTCTAATGGAGTGATCTTAAGTATAGTCTTGTTCATGTGCCATAATCTGTAAATAAGTGAAGATGATGGAGAATTGCATATATGGTTGATGGTGGTATAGTATCTTGGTTTAGATTTTAGATGGCTTTGGAGTTGGTTATGGCACGTGATgaaaatataatgaaataaCGATAATGAATAgttaaaaaataagttatacTGCACAAGCATTTGGTTATTTGTTGCATGCGGAATTGTTTTTAGACTTTAAGAAGTAGttcgttttgaaaaaaatatatacaccaAGAGTCCGAGATAACTAACGATATTTTGATAGTTAATGcgttaacaataaaaaaaacccaagtTATAAAGTTAAAATCGTAAGACTACAGTCATATACTCATTCAAGTTGATAATTAAATACGATGATGAAGTGTGTTTAGGAACGGAGTCATGATTTTTGCCTGGGTTACTAATTggtattaaaaatattaataaatataaatttaaattacaaaattcAATTACACTAGTGTGAGGTTGCTAACTAccttaaactaaataaatttataaaaatagcaCTAGAAATATAAAGTCTTATAATTATTGTGAGATTGTTATAATCCTACACCAACTTCACCATTGAGTATGTTCAAATAAAAAACTCATCGTGTTGACAACACTGACAATAAAAGAAtgttattagtttatattttgatttaaaatatcTACATAAAGAAGATACGTAAATGGTTTGAAGTTTCTCTGGTGACCTATACGTCCCAGGTTCGAAGTCCTTATATGAGAGTTTGACTTGgctatacccaggttcaagtatGAGGGGGCATGGTTTACCcatattaatcgtcgtgccttcgggagGATTAATATGGGGTTTttccccattgggtatttgaaataggcatttttacttcgagggagctctctagcgcgaacccggttaaaacaacgtatgctagacctctcgctgtcgaatcgcgacacgaagtttcaagcgaaattcacatttcaaaaaaataaataaaaactcgATCTTATACCAACTTTTAATGTGTAGACTATAGTGTTACTAACTTGGTATGTATATCGAAGATAATTACTTCCAAAATATTGTCCCTATCGAGAATCAGGAACAAACTTAGCTTGTACAAATCTTTTTACATAAACTGATGTTACGAATGAAATAGATCTTTGGTGATAAGAATTTCTCATCAAAAAGTTTAGATTGGGGATGTATTTTTCGAGAAAACTTTTCGATATTCGCGAGTAGTATATAAAAATACCGTTAAGAGATGTGAATATTATGTACTTCAAATAATATAATTGGACTTGCAGTTTTTTAATGCCATCTTTCCCTAGTTGTAACTTTTAATCTAAAAGTTCCCTGTTTTGACTTTTTACTCTGTCAAATATAGCATTCCTTAGTAAAATTAGTTAAATCGAATTCATGTTTCATATAATCATATCTCCATTAGATTTAAGGTTTTATTTACATCCCTAAATCGAAGATAAAGAGGCTATGAGAAATGGATGTTCAATTTGACCAATCCACATTTTAGCGACTAGTTATGCATTTCTGGGCTCTGGCTACATAAAAATTATCTGGGCTGGATATATGGGTTTTTGACCATCTTTGTCTACTTACTTTGATTTGCTGGGCTGGATAGATGGGCCATGTATATTGCTTAAACTTCTACTAATAAGtattttatacaatttaatttacACATTCTAAAAGATCATAAATTTTGTTGAATTATTggtatttataaatatgtaaaaataaatacattatgAAATTCataaaacttgtatttatttttctattacatttcaaacaataaaaaaatattcacaCCAATAAGgcaataactatattacattttttgttttcatacgTTTTCATATAAATCAAATTCTTTTCAAATGATTACTTTACACACCTATAGAGATATGAAAAAATTCGTGATTTGTGAGCCATTAGAGCCAACTAATTCTAGGCAACCATGTGGTTTGCGAATGGTCTGGGGTCGTCGTGGTTGAACCTTTATGGCTACAAGGGTATAATTAAGCTTTTTGCTTGTGAAATTCGAATCAGGAACTTCTAAAAAATTTCATTCTCAAAAAGTAAAagatttatttatgttttttgtgttttgttctaTGTTACCATCCAAATGGTTTATGTAAGGAGCCTTCGGGCCAAATATTTGAGAAAATTACCTTTCGAAGTTATGATGTAACGAGCCCAAAACCTTTTCAGAACTATTCATTCACGGATTTCCCAACTTTGTCTAATCCACCAAGATCCATCTACCGtcaaacctctataaattaatactcgataaattaatacctcgataaaattaataatttatctaGACCCAACTTAAGAGTTAAGAGATTAGTGGAAATCAATACTCGATTAATTAATTACtcactaaattaataaaatatctatatccctattaatttatagaggtttcaCTGTACATGGAGCATCATCCCTTGTTGATTTTATGCTTCAACAATTCcttaactttaattaattagttatgttaTTTTTGATTATAATTATATCTCTTCGTATCTTTGTTGATTAAACCCATGATTATGTGTAGACATAATTACACCCTCGTTGACTTCCAAATAAGAGCATCACCCTTCCAAATGTTTGTTTCAAAATCACCCATCGTATAATATCCAGAATCACTTAATTAATCACCTATCACCATCAGACAATTTTAGATTCTATTTGCTACTTATGGATGAGTTTGTCAAACCAATTAAACAAAGTCCATAAGAATAGTAGTATTATTTCATTTCGAAAAGATGATAATAAGCACACACTAATTAATACTCAAGCTCCAATACAAAGTGGCAGCCAACACCACAAGACATGGATGGTATGCACCACATTACTCCAAAGGCTAACTACAatcttataattaaattttgtgaCAATTAAACTGTGTAATTTGATGACGCCTAAATTGATTTTATAGAATGTGAATTTACATCTTGGATTATTAGTTATGGTGCATTATTCATATGATGCCATTTATATGCAAGGACATGATGCAGAACTTTAGAtcattttgtttttactttagATAATTTACTTTTGGACATAAACGAAAGTAATTAGCTGTAACACTGTAACAATCAAATCATCAAATATACTTTGATATAAATTGGTTACTAATTAAGGGGTAAGGGTGTAGTCGacaagttttatcggcaaaatCAATCGGCATGTCGGCTTCACTATACCCCTCCATTGGCTCTTTTTGGCAAAAAAGTATCGGCAAGCTTTATCGGACATATATTGCCGATCAAGATAGACGTTGGGAGCAAGAATTGGCAAGGGAGAgtgtactttttttaaaaataaaaatcaatataaaattTGGTGGAACATGGGAAAACACACATTGGCAAGTCTTTACTATTGCACCAtcatttttggctattttttagtacaaattggcaagtttttgGCAAGTACACGTGACAACATATAATTGACTAAAAAAGagccaaaacttgccaaagaGCCATAAAATTGACACTACACCCTTGACcctaacattaatattataatatggGGAATTCGAATCTCCTTTCTTGCTAGCTTTTGATTATGGATTGTCTATACACATATCCATCAATTCGGTATAAATACCCATTATACGCGAATATGTTCTTATACAGGAAGTATAGTCATTTTGATCAGAAAAATTAAAGTACCTTATAAGAAATATCAATGTATATATACTTTCGTATGCTGGGTGTTTGGTGAGTGTTTTGGTATTTATGACGAATTTGGATGTTCCTAACGTGTTGGTTAATATCACACTTAAACTtaccatatataataataaaaacaataataaccCATGGCCCCAGTTTTAAGGAACATGAATCATAACATTCTTTCCTCTTACTTTCCTTTTTCGAAAGTGGGATGGCATGCTACCATCATGAATATACACACCAAATCTTCTTTTGAATGAATATTCATAGATTTAAAAATACTATAAAATATACATGTCAAGATATTGTTTTCAAGGACACTAAAATCATACTTTTACTAATGATCAAACTCGATTTGaaatataatgtttaataaTCTAATCAATCCAACACTAAAAAAAGGGAACAGCCCAAGCAAAAGGACATGTTCAATAAACACaccaaaccttttttttttcttcttcgaTCATCTCACATAATACATGCATAGTAACTTCCAtattttttctttgaagtcCTAACATCACACACGCtagttacattaaaaaaaaaaacttaagcgTTATGTTGTTCATATTAAACATTTTGAGTTGATTCTGGGAGTAGAGGTTGTGTAATCGATTTAGCGTGCTGGCCTGTTATCCTAGGTGCACCTTGGTCCGTTGGGGCTTGGACCAACCCCGGCTGCTTTTGTAGTGCGAACTTCCTCTCCTCACTCTTTCCCCATAGCACTAGATACAATCCGGTTATGATCAATACCGCTCCTATTATCCTGCACAATACGTACATATAAAATACTTCAAGTTCTTTGACTATATATGTACGGCTTTCATCAACCAATATAGTTGTTGTACATTATTGTCCAAGCTGTTAAGATCATGTGTGTGTAGCTAGTTTGACCCACAATGCATATAATCTTATGACTAGGGGTTATGCAAGTACATGTGTGCTTGTCTCCAACTACATTACTACTAtcttctaatttatttattatctttcGCTTTCTTTGTacttaatatattgaattatatGTCTTGTATATCCAAGTCATCAATTTATTGTCATCACAAACGTGTAATTTAGGGAAAACCGTATATCCTCTTAAAAATCAGCTTAATAATCTTTCTAATAACCTAATTACATGACAAATGTAATTCACTGTATCTGTCTCATGATTTTATTAATTGATTCTATCAAAAAACTATGGTGATCAAGTTGTTGGGACTGATTATTAGACTGATTTTTTTAGGAAGatatatcaattaatttctttttatatttagcGAAAATGTTTATGATGTTGAATATGTGTGTCCGTGCACGTGTGAGATGGGGATGTGAGGGTTAGCCGAGTACCCGCCCAAATAGAACTCTTCGCCTAAAGCGACTGAAGCCATGAGAGCGACAACGAGGGTCTGAACGGGTTGATACAAGGCCACAAAAACCGGGCCACCTCTGTCAATGCACCATATCTGTACAGCAAATGCAATCCCGGATGCGACCACACCCTGCATTATATAACAACCCATTGACATTAAATGATAGATCGATACCCACCTTTACTATccttttcaacaaaaaaatttaattatttcaacagtaatatatattttttcatataactaGTATTGGCCCCTTTAACTAGGAGTCTTGAGTTCGAGTCACTGACCGCATAAAACACGCTAAAGAGCTCAGCCCCCGTGCGAATAAACCAAGCGTTAATATCTCTTTCCATAAACGCGGCCACAACAAGAAACTGTAGGATTCCGAAGAATAATTGATAAGATGTGAAAGAGAGACGAGCCGGGTACTTCTTTAGGACAGGGGCTTGCAACACAAGCCATCCGGACCATGACAAACAatgaccaatcaaaaacaaaCAGCCAAGGGTCCAGCTTTTCCCGGTTGCGTCACCTAGTGACTGCAACACGGGGGAAGCTGCCCTGACGCTGTTTA includes these proteins:
- the LOC122610622 gene encoding ethylene-responsive transcription factor ERF056-like; protein product: MSSKIKDAGINGGEQKKEDKKLPLHASSRKGCMKGKGGPLNAFCTFKGVRQRTWGRWVSEIREPKSKTRIWLGTYNTARDAALAYDSAARKLFGPDARLNLPDEAPTLPKEPTYTQKAVALNNATAEARHRFITKIKMRQQYEKEWHIRMYMQMILEKQVEMERNHKQIQGAISGMTNLTIEKPHFEEEIVDENKMHFESKFNSYLNINLPEFDDSRMWKEAASTMDYQMQVICDPGIDASSFNDTIGIELKNPLME
- the LOC122611307 gene encoding protein WALLS ARE THIN 1-like: MAETGGGVTVTEKLKGWFPERVQLHIAMLALQFGYAGFHVVSRAALNMGISKIVFPVYRNILAFILLLPFAYFLEKKERPPINWGLAVHFFLLAIVGITANQAFYLLGLDNTSPTFASALQNSVPAITFLMATILGIEKVRLDRKDGISKVVGTLFCIAGASVITLFKGPTIYSPSPTLNSVRAASPVLQSLGDATGKSWTLGCLFLIGHCLSWSGWLVLQAPVLKKYPARLSFTSYQLFFGILQFLVVAAFMERDINAWFIRTGAELFSVFYAGVVASGIAFAVQIWCIDRGGPVFVALYQPVQTLVVALMASVALGEEFYLGGIIGAVLIITGLYLVLWGKSEERKFALQKQPGLVQAPTDQGAPRITGQHAKSITQPLLPESTQNV